From the Desulfobulbaceae bacterium genome, the window AACTGACGGCTTAAATAAAGACCCCGGTATCGAAGTTGTTGGGTCAGCACCTGATCCATACAGTGCCCGTGACAAGATTGTTCAACTGCGGCCGAATGTCTTGACCCTTGATGTTGAAATGCCCAGAATGGATGGCGTTGAGTTTCTGCGCCGACTAATGCCTCAATACCCCCTGCCGGTTGTTATGGTCAGTTCCCTCACGCAACGAGGCAAACAGATAACTCTGGAAGCGTTGGAGGCAGGTGCTGTAGACTTCGTTTCCAAGCCATCAGTCGATCTGGCACGAGGCCTCGAAGGCATGATGACTGAGCTTTGCACCAAAGTCAAAATTGCTTCAACCGCTAATGTTTCACACTGGAAAAACAGAAGGAATCTTCTGCCAAGTGAACGACAGCTTCAGGCGCCAAAATCCCTATCTGAGTCAACCGACAAAGTAATCGCCATTGGCGCTTCAACAGGTGGAACAGAGGCTATCAGAACTGTTATCAGCCGGCTACCGCCATCAACCCCAGGTGTAGTAATTGTTCAACATATGCCAGCAGGTTTCACAAAAATGTTTGCTGATCGACTCAACAATACCTGCGACATGCAGGTCAAAGAGGCAGAAACAGGCGACAGAATTATGGCCGGAAGAGTGCTGATAGCTCCAGGAGAAAAGCAACTTACTGTCACACGGTCAGGCGGCGTCTACAAGGTAAATTGTAAGCCGGGAGAAAAGGTAAGCGGCCATTGCCCT encodes:
- a CDS encoding chemotaxis response regulator protein-glutamate methylesterase, encoding MPAKIIRVLVIDDSTLVRNILTDGLNKDPGIEVVGSAPDPYSARDKIVQLRPNVLTLDVEMPRMDGVEFLRRLMPQYPLPVVMVSSLTQRGKQITLEALEAGAVDFVSKPSVDLARGLEGMMTELCTKVKIASTANVSHWKNRRNLLPSERQLQAPKSLSESTDKVIAIGASTGGTEAIRTVISRLPPSTPGVVIVQHMPAGFTKMFADRLNNTCDMQVKEAETGDRIMAGRVLIAPGEKQLTVTRSGGVYKVNCKPGEKVSGHCPSVDVMMKSVAEHAGANAIGVLLTGMGADGANSMLAMRKAGARTLAQDEKSCVVFGMPNEAYKRGGAERLVPLDNIAKEILAILS